In the Salmo trutta chromosome 33, fSalTru1.1, whole genome shotgun sequence genome, one interval contains:
- the LOC115172087 gene encoding protein O-mannosyl-transferase 2-like produces the protein MVARTHISLYATFSHILIGLITTKCLFLQGNSGLKPKDNEINPKPWPINYQGWSFSGVNETEYRVYLLGNPMIWWLNLVSLGLYVVMVAAASLALSRGVQLDMRKSIVAC, from the exons ATGGTGGCAAG AACACACATCTCACTGTACGCCACATTTTCCCACATACTTATTGGATTAATTACAACTAAATGTCTATTTTTACAGGGTAACAGTGGGTTGAAGCCCAAAGACAATGAAATTAACCCTAAACCCTGGCCAATCAACTACCAG GGATGGAGTTTCTCAGGAGTGAATGAGACGGAATACCGTGTCTACCTGTTAGGGAACCCT ATGATCTGGTGGCTGAACCTGGTCAGTCTGGGCCTGTATGTGGTTATggtggcagcagcctctctggcCCTCAGCAGAGGAGTCCAGCTGGACATGAGAAAA AGCATTGTTGCGTGCTGA